In Candidatus Promineifilum breve, one genomic interval encodes:
- a CDS encoding ASKHA domain-containing protein, translated as MSAASEAYQVIFMPSGRRGEAGGESLLDAARRLGVEIESICGGRLTCAKCKVRVEEGHFAKHGIHSTATHLTPTDEREAALLARTNGDGAAHDYRLACSAHVRGDLLVYVPEESRAHKQVIRKDATERVIDVDPAVRQVYVEVEPAQLGEHRGDWGRLSAALADQWGLTALHIDLPALRRLQPALRAGNWGVTVILWQEREVIDVRPGYSEGLYGLAVDIGSTTVAGHLCDLRTGAVLATEALMNPQVTFGEDLMSRVSYAMTNPTGLDKMHGAIIEALNTLASRAARAANLQPRDIHDAVFVGNTTMIHILLGINPQELGGAPFALANREAMDVKARELGLRFHPGAYAHVLPAEAGHVGADNVAVLLAEEPHRRAELALIVDVGTNAEIVLGNRERLLSASSPTGPAFEGAQISHGMRAAPGAIERVRIDPATWAARFRVIGEERWSDGWQTGPDAPPAAQPAHLAAGICGSGIIEVVAEMFLAGIIRADGRFDPDRPHERVTWQGKRGAYVLATAEQTTTGRAILVTQDDVRNIQLAKAALYAGAKLLMNRAGVSAMERITLAGAFGSYIDPRYAMLLGLIPDCPLERVTAVGNAAGDGARIALLNRHKRREAADIARRATYVETAVDPDFQAEFVAAIHIPHAADAFPNVEAGFNVTLTRSAEAEGDVRRERRAERIRGRRAAVAADSTAVADSTAVADSTAVADSTAVADSTAVAGSTAVAEDE; from the coding sequence ATGTCGGCGGCAAGCGAAGCGTATCAAGTCATCTTCATGCCCTCAGGGCGGCGCGGCGAGGCCGGCGGCGAATCGCTGCTGGATGCCGCGCGCCGCTTGGGCGTGGAGATCGAGAGCATTTGCGGCGGCCGCCTCACCTGCGCCAAATGCAAGGTGCGGGTCGAGGAGGGGCATTTCGCCAAGCACGGCATCCATTCGACCGCCACCCACCTCACCCCGACCGATGAGCGGGAGGCTGCCCTGCTGGCCCGCACGAACGGCGATGGAGCCGCCCACGACTACCGCCTCGCCTGTTCGGCCCACGTGCGCGGCGATCTGCTGGTCTACGTGCCGGAGGAAAGCCGCGCCCACAAGCAGGTGATCCGCAAGGACGCCACCGAGCGGGTCATCGACGTTGACCCGGCCGTGCGCCAAGTGTACGTCGAGGTGGAACCGGCCCAATTGGGCGAGCACCGCGGCGATTGGGGCCGCCTGAGCGCCGCGCTGGCTGACCAATGGGGCCTGACCGCCCTGCACATCGATCTGCCTGCTCTGCGCCGCCTACAACCGGCCCTGCGCGCAGGCAATTGGGGCGTCACGGTCATCCTGTGGCAAGAGCGCGAAGTGATCGACGTGCGCCCCGGCTATAGCGAGGGCCTCTATGGGCTGGCCGTGGACATCGGCAGCACGACCGTGGCCGGGCATCTGTGCGATCTACGCACCGGGGCCGTGCTGGCGACCGAGGCGCTGATGAACCCCCAGGTGACCTTTGGCGAAGACCTGATGAGCCGCGTCTCCTATGCCATGACCAACCCAACGGGGCTGGACAAGATGCACGGAGCGATCATCGAGGCGCTCAATACGTTAGCCTCTCGCGCGGCGCGGGCCGCCAACCTGCAACCGCGCGACATCCACGACGCCGTTTTCGTGGGCAACACGACGATGATCCACATCCTGCTGGGCATCAACCCGCAGGAGTTGGGCGGCGCGCCCTTTGCCCTGGCTAACCGCGAGGCGATGGACGTGAAGGCCCGCGAGTTGGGATTGCGTTTCCATCCGGGAGCTTACGCCCACGTCCTGCCGGCCGAGGCCGGGCACGTGGGCGCGGATAACGTGGCCGTGCTGCTGGCCGAGGAACCGCACCGGCGCGCGGAACTGGCCCTGATCGTCGACGTGGGCACCAACGCCGAGATCGTGCTGGGCAACCGCGAGCGCCTGCTGAGCGCCTCCAGCCCAACCGGCCCGGCCTTCGAGGGGGCGCAGATCAGCCACGGGATGCGCGCCGCGCCGGGGGCCATTGAGCGCGTGCGCATCGACCCGGCCACCTGGGCCGCCCGCTTCCGCGTCATCGGCGAGGAGCGCTGGTCGGACGGCTGGCAGACCGGGCCGGACGCCCCGCCAGCCGCCCAACCGGCCCATCTGGCGGCCGGCATCTGCGGCTCAGGCATCATCGAGGTCGTGGCCGAGATGTTTCTGGCGGGCATTATCCGCGCCGACGGCCGCTTTGACCCCGACCGGCCGCACGAGCGGGTCACCTGGCAGGGCAAGCGGGGGGCCTACGTGCTGGCGACGGCCGAGCAGACGACCACCGGCCGGGCCATCCTGGTGACGCAGGACGACGTGCGCAATATTCAACTGGCCAAGGCGGCCCTCTATGCCGGGGCGAAGCTGCTGATGAACCGCGCCGGCGTATCGGCCATGGAACGCATCACCCTGGCCGGCGCGTTCGGCAGCTACATCGATCCGCGCTACGCCATGCTGCTGGGGCTGATTCCCGACTGCCCGCTGGAGCGCGTGACGGCCGTGGGCAACGCCGCCGGGGATGGGGCGCGCATCGCCCTGCTGAACCGCCACAAGCGCCGGGAAGCGGCCGACATCGCCCGCCGGGCTACCTACGTCGAGACGGCCGTCGATCCCGACTTTCAGGCCGAATTCGTGGCCGCGATCCACATTCCCCACGCCGCCGACGCCTTCCCCAACGTGGAAGCGGGCTTCAACGTGACGTTGACCCGCTCGGCCGAGGCTGAGGGCGACGTTCGCCGGGAACGCCGCGCCGAACGCATACGCGGCCGGCGGGCAGCCGTGGCGGCGGACAGCACCGCCGTGGCGGACAGCACCGCCGTGGCGGACAGCACCGCCGTGGCGGACAGCACCGCCGTGGCGGACAGTACCGCCGTAGCGGGCAGCACCGCCGTGGCCGAAGATGAGTAG
- a CDS encoding corrinoid protein, giving the protein MSDEQINLKEMSDDDIYELMKEDLYDGYAAEIEEEVREMLGRGHQPYDILTNGLVAGMDIVGADFRDGILFVPEVLMAAKAMKAGMAILRPLLVETGAEKIGTMVVGTVKGDIHDIGKNLTAMMMEGAGFEVYDLGINNSVDNFMAAIAEHKPDIVGMSALLTTTMPYMRVVIDALREAGIRQDLIVMVGGAPLNEAFAEDIGADAYCRDAAVAVETAKKFMLIRRQRAKAS; this is encoded by the coding sequence ATGAGCGACGAACAAATCAACCTGAAAGAGATGTCGGATGATGACATCTACGAATTGATGAAGGAAGACCTCTACGACGGTTACGCGGCGGAGATCGAGGAGGAAGTCCGCGAGATGCTGGGGCGCGGCCATCAGCCCTACGACATCCTCACCAACGGTCTGGTGGCCGGGATGGACATCGTCGGTGCCGACTTCCGCGACGGCATCCTTTTCGTGCCGGAGGTCTTGATGGCCGCCAAGGCCATGAAGGCGGGCATGGCGATCCTGCGCCCGCTGCTGGTCGAGACCGGCGCGGAGAAGATCGGCACGATGGTCGTCGGCACGGTGAAGGGCGACATCCACGACATCGGCAAAAACCTGACGGCGATGATGATGGAAGGCGCGGGCTTCGAGGTCTACGATCTGGGCATCAACAATTCGGTCGATAACTTCATGGCCGCCATCGCCGAACACAAGCCCGACATCGTGGGCATGAGCGCGCTGCTGACGACGACGATGCCCTACATGCGCGTGGTCATCGATGCCCTGCGGGAGGCGGGCATTCGCCAGGACCTCATCGTCATGGTCGGCGGCGCGCCGCTCAACGAAGCGTTCGCCGAGGACATTGGGGCCGACGCCTACTGCCGTGACGCGGCCGTGGCCGTGGAGACGGCCAAGAAATTCATGCTCATCCGGCGTCAGCGGGCGAAAGCGTCCTGA
- the bmt gene encoding betaine--homocysteine S-methyltransferase gives MNTLEQLLTTTDTVVLDGAMGTMLFAAGLVAGASPEEWNVAHPDRIRAVHRAYIASGSRIILTNSFGGTRYRLKLHHMEDRVYAFNRAAARNARAEADAVPYPVLVAGSIGPTGELLVPMGNMEFADAQAAFAEQARGLVDGGVDLLWIETMSDLEEVRAAVEGVRSITDLPVCATMSFDTNGRTMMGVTPAQAVRTMAAWGLAAVGANCGNGIDEIEDVIAAMHHEAPGMRLIAKANAGIPQWRNNELLYDATPPVMGHYAQRVRALGATFIGGCCGNGPSHIAAIAEALRVPISDVDLAALLAERANNDNGASDPARRQRTRRRDRD, from the coding sequence ATGAACACATTGGAACAACTGCTCACCACAACGGACACGGTCGTGCTGGATGGGGCGATGGGGACGATGCTCTTCGCCGCCGGGCTGGTGGCGGGCGCGTCGCCGGAGGAGTGGAACGTCGCCCACCCCGACCGCATCCGCGCCGTTCATCGCGCCTACATCGCCTCCGGCTCGCGCATTATTCTGACCAACTCCTTCGGCGGCACGCGCTACCGGCTCAAACTGCACCACATGGAAGACCGCGTGTATGCGTTCAATCGCGCCGCCGCCCGCAACGCCCGCGCCGAGGCCGACGCCGTGCCTTACCCGGTTCTCGTCGCCGGGTCAATTGGCCCCACGGGCGAACTGCTGGTGCCGATGGGCAACATGGAATTCGCCGACGCCCAGGCCGCCTTTGCCGAACAGGCGCGCGGTCTGGTCGATGGCGGTGTTGACCTGCTGTGGATTGAGACGATGAGCGATTTGGAAGAGGTACGCGCCGCGGTCGAGGGAGTGCGATCCATCACCGACCTGCCGGTGTGCGCCACGATGAGCTTCGATACCAACGGCCGCACCATGATGGGTGTTACCCCCGCCCAGGCCGTGCGAACGATGGCAGCGTGGGGGCTGGCCGCCGTCGGGGCCAATTGCGGCAACGGGATCGATGAGATCGAAGACGTGATCGCCGCCATGCACCACGAGGCACCGGGGATGCGCCTCATCGCCAAGGCCAACGCGGGCATCCCCCAATGGCGCAATAATGAGCTACTCTACGACGCCACGCCGCCGGTCATGGGTCACTATGCGCAACGAGTGCGCGCGCTGGGCGCGACCTTCATTGGCGGCTGCTGCGGCAACGGCCCCAGCCACATCGCGGCCATCGCCGAGGCGTTACGCGTGCCCATCTCCGACGTCGACCTGGCCGCCCTCCTGGCCGAGCGCGCCAACAACGACAACGGCGCGAGCGACCCGGCCAGGCGGCAACGGACGCGGCGGCGCGATCGGGATTAA